CTGATTGACGCCGGTAGGCGCGCCGATGGGCTTCTCCGGATGGCGCTCGAGTGTGGGCGCGAGCGCCTCCTCCGCCCACTCTTTCTCGGACTGGGATGGATGGCGGCCCTCGAAGACGTCCTGAATGGGGCTTTCGGCGAGCTTTTCCGCGGGCTTACGCTCTGGCGCCATGGGGCAATCATAGAAGATGAACTGCATGGCCGCAACGATGCGGGAATCGCGGTCGAGTCCAATCCGAGAGTGGCTTGCTGTGGTCGCAGTCGGGGATTGTCCGTGCGCCTAAGTCTCGGAGCGTCTGGTCGTCAATTCTAACGCCTTGGCGTATTTCCAGCCGACGTAGCGGGCGTGATTGCGGTGGAGCAGGAGGCCCTCTTTGCCGTCCAGGAAGCCGAGGCGCAGGAAATAGTTGTACAGGAACGTCAGCGGGGGATTGAGCCAGCGATTGAGCCATAGCCACCAGCGCGGCTTGTCGCGAATCAATTCGGCCCCCAAGTCTGCATAGCGGCGCATGTGCTCAAGGTATTCCGTGAGGGTGGGATACGAACGATGGATCAGCGCTTGGTGCAGGCGGGCAGTCGCCCCCTGGACCTTCAAAGTTTCATGTACAGGCCTCTCCTCGAACCGTCCCGATCCACGGCGGAACAGGCGCAACTTGGGGTCGGGCCAGAAGCCGCCGTGGCGGATCCAGCGGCCCAGGAAGTAGTTCTTGCGGGGAATCCAGAAGGCGTGAGCTTCGGGACTGCTCCGCAGGGCCGCGGTTATTTCCTCGACCAGAGCTGGTTCCAGGCTTTCATCGGCGTCCAGACTCAGCACCCAGTCGCCCGCAGCCTTTTCGATGGCTGAGTTCTTCTGCGCGGC
This window of the Terriglobales bacterium genome carries:
- a CDS encoding glycosyltransferase family 2 protein, translating into MKLSVVLITCNEEANIRPTLESVRPLVADGVGEIIVLDSGSTDRTREIAESLGATVFLEPWKGYAAQKNSAIEKAAGDWVLSLDADESLEPALVEEITAALRSSPEAHAFWIPRKNYFLGRWIRHGGFWPDPKLRLFRRGSGRFEERPVHETLKVQGATARLHQALIHRSYPTLTEYLEHMRRYADLGAELIRDKPRWWLWLNRWLNPPLTFLYNYFLRLGFLDGKEGLLLHRNHARYVGWKYAKALELTTRRSET